A window of Chitinophagales bacterium contains these coding sequences:
- a CDS encoding NAD(P)/FAD-dependent oxidoreductase: MVIIGGGAAGIFCAANAARLHAGIKVLVLEKSGKLLSKVKVSGGGRCNVTHACFDIGEMSKRYPRGQNFVKKSFHEFFTTDTVNWFEERGVKLKTEPDGRMFPTSDSSQTIIDCLMKEINQYGVELWMQADVIAVKKNENGFFIELKDGRSVLTRAVCIATGGYAKPESFAWIEALGHSIERPVPSLFTFNLPGHPISKLMGVSVPTARVRIQGTKLEQQGPLLITHWGLSGPAVLKSSAWGARELAARNWNFSVQVNWMEEMKENDWRNLFQEQRVLHPRRAINRCPVSLPARLWEFLLYQSGLKPEQRWGELPARETNKLIQLLTAWEAEVKGKTTFKEEFVTAGGIKLSEIDPQTCQSRIVPGLYFAGEIMDVDGVTGGFNFQHAWTSGFCVAKAVGIEK; this comes from the coding sequence CTGGTCATTATAGGAGGAGGGGCAGCCGGCATATTTTGTGCGGCCAATGCGGCCAGGCTACATGCGGGCATAAAGGTGTTGGTATTGGAGAAATCGGGTAAACTACTTTCGAAAGTAAAAGTATCCGGTGGGGGGCGGTGCAATGTCACCCATGCCTGTTTTGATATAGGGGAAATGAGTAAACGCTATCCCCGGGGACAAAACTTTGTCAAAAAATCCTTTCATGAATTCTTCACAACGGACACAGTGAACTGGTTTGAGGAAAGAGGGGTGAAGTTAAAAACAGAACCCGATGGCCGGATGTTTCCCACATCCGATTCTTCGCAAACAATTATTGATTGTCTGATGAAGGAGATCAATCAATATGGCGTTGAACTGTGGATGCAGGCCGATGTAATAGCGGTAAAAAAAAATGAAAACGGATTTTTTATTGAATTAAAGGATGGCCGATCCGTTTTGACCAGAGCCGTATGCATCGCCACGGGAGGCTATGCAAAACCAGAATCCTTTGCCTGGATCGAGGCACTGGGCCATTCTATCGAACGACCTGTTCCTTCTTTATTCACGTTTAATCTACCGGGTCACCCTATTTCAAAACTCATGGGCGTATCGGTACCAACCGCCCGGGTGAGGATACAAGGGACAAAACTGGAACAACAAGGTCCGCTGCTGATCACCCATTGGGGATTGAGTGGTCCAGCCGTTTTAAAATCCAGTGCATGGGGTGCCCGCGAACTGGCGGCACGCAACTGGAATTTCTCTGTACAGGTCAACTGGATGGAAGAAATGAAAGAGAACGATTGGAGAAACCTGTTTCAGGAACAACGTGTACTGCATCCACGACGTGCAATCAACCGATGCCCGGTTTCATTACCGGCAAGGCTCTGGGAATTTCTCCTCTATCAATCCGGGTTAAAACCAGAACAGCGATGGGGTGAATTACCAGCCAGGGAAACGAATAAACTGATTCAATTGCTCACTGCCTGGGAAGCCGAGGTAAAGGGTAAAACAACCTTTAAAGAGGAATTTGTCACAGCAGGAGGTATCAAACTTTCCGAAATAGATCCCCAAACCTGCCAGAGCCGGATCGTGCCGGGATTATACTTTGCCGGAGAGATCATGGACGTGGATGGAGTGACTGGCGGATTCAATTTTCAGCATGCCTGGACAAGCGGGTTTTGTGTGGCAAAAGCGGTGGGCATTGAGAAATAA
- the rplF gene encoding 50S ribosomal protein L6 produces the protein MSRIGKKPITVPAGVTISVAADNTLTVKGPKGELKQAIDRDIKVEVNNNEVTFVRPTDQIRHRAMHGLYRALVANMVKGVTDGFKKDLELIGVGFKASNQGNLLDLSLGYSHNIVFEIPKELKLATAQEKGQNPTISLEGIDRQLLGQVAAKIRGLRKPEPYKGKGVRYVGEIVRKKAGKAAGK, from the coding sequence ATGTCTCGTATAGGAAAAAAACCGATCACTGTCCCCGCCGGAGTAACCATCTCCGTGGCTGCCGACAACACCCTGACCGTAAAAGGACCCAAAGGTGAATTAAAGCAGGCCATTGACCGCGATATCAAAGTGGAAGTGAACAATAACGAAGTGACCTTTGTCCGTCCAACCGACCAGATCCGTCACCGTGCCATGCATGGTTTGTATCGTGCGCTGGTGGCCAACATGGTAAAAGGGGTGACCGATGGTTTTAAGAAAGACCTTGAATTGATCGGGGTAGGTTTCAAAGCTTCCAACCAGGGTAACCTGCTGGATCTTTCCCTGGGTTATTCGCACAATATCGTTTTCGAGATCCCGAAAGAACTGAAACTGGCCACTGCACAGGAAAAAGGACAAAACCCAACCATCAGCCTGGAAGGTATCGACCGTCAGTTGCTGGGTCAGGTGGCAGCCAAGATCCGTGGGCTTCGTAAGCCTGAGCCGTACAAAGGAAAAGGTGTTCGCTATGTTGGTGAAATTGTACGGAAGAAAGCTGGTAAGGCGGCTGGTAAATAA
- the map gene encoding type I methionyl aminopeptidase → MIHYKSSEEIEKMRASALLVSHTLTEVAAMLKPGINTLSLDVRIGEYIRDHKAIPSFLGYNGYPFNSCISVNDVVVHGFPNKKELKEGDIITIDVGVILDGWHGDHAYTFSIGDPGEETRQLINVTKESLFKGIEKAIAGNRVGDISFAIQEHTEKKHGYGVVRELVGHGLGRSLHEDPQVPNYGRRGTGAKLKEGLVLAIEPMINLGKKEVYTESDGWTVRTKDGKPSVHFEHDVCIRKDKADILSNYHPIEEAEQRNTWLSPSYSFNSQFVM, encoded by the coding sequence ATGATCCACTATAAATCATCGGAGGAGATCGAGAAAATGCGCGCCAGTGCGCTACTGGTCAGTCATACACTGACGGAAGTGGCGGCTATGCTAAAACCGGGTATCAATACCCTTTCACTGGATGTGCGGATCGGGGAGTATATCCGTGATCATAAAGCCATTCCTTCTTTTTTGGGATATAATGGATATCCTTTCAATTCCTGTATCTCCGTCAATGATGTGGTGGTACATGGATTTCCTAATAAAAAAGAATTAAAGGAAGGAGATATCATTACGATCGATGTGGGTGTCATTTTGGATGGATGGCATGGTGATCATGCCTATACTTTTTCTATTGGAGACCCCGGAGAAGAAACAAGACAGCTTATAAACGTTACCAAAGAATCGCTCTTTAAAGGCATTGAAAAAGCGATAGCAGGCAACCGGGTCGGAGATATATCCTTTGCTATCCAGGAGCATACCGAAAAAAAACATGGATACGGCGTTGTGCGTGAACTCGTGGGACATGGTCTTGGCCGTTCCCTGCATGAAGATCCACAGGTGCCCAACTATGGTCGCAGAGGTACCGGCGCCAAACTCAAAGAAGGACTTGTGCTCGCCATTGAACCCATGATCAACCTGGGAAAAAAAGAAGTGTACACGGAGTCAGATGGCTGGACCGTGCGAACCAAGGACGGTAAACCTTCCGTACACTTTGAACATGATGTATGCATTCGCAAAGACAAGGCGGATATCCTTTCTAATTATCATCCCATCGAAGAAGCCGAGCAAAGGAATACCTGGCTTTCTCCTTCCTATTCATTTAACAGTCAATTTGTTATGTAG
- the rpmC gene encoding 50S ribosomal protein L29, translated as MAKNADFLKSIKELSQEDLKAKIQEDELRLKKLEFAHAISPLENPVSIRNLRRDLARLKTELKNKQLSV; from the coding sequence ATGGCAAAGAACGCCGATTTTTTAAAGAGTATCAAAGAGCTTAGCCAGGAAGACCTGAAAGCTAAGATTCAGGAAGACGAACTGCGGTTGAAAAAACTGGAATTCGCCCACGCCATTTCTCCCCTCGAGAATCCCGTGAGCATCCGGAACCTTCGCCGTGACCTCGCCCGCCTGAAGACGGAATTGAAAAATAAACAGCTAAGCGTATAA
- a CDS encoding ATP-binding protein yields the protein MINRLASDKIRSLAGVFKSVALLGPRQSGKTTLVKSLFPDKKYVSLENPDTRKYAQEDPRGFLEANSEGAIFDEIQRVPDLFAYLQERLDNTNESGKFILTGSNNYLLQQNITQSLAGRVAMIQLLPFSVLELFTPDQKPEINELLIKGLYPPVHDRKIAPEDWYPNYIRTYIERDVRQIKNITDLIIFERFMRLLAGRTGHELNLTSLALEAGVDTKTIQSWIGILESSFIIFLLRPYYRNFNKVIIKRPKVYFYDTGLVCSLLGLTDARLLENNPIKGNLFETMIVSELYKKKTNQGKVPNYFFWRDKTGHEIDVIADEGTMGLPIEIKSGKTINDAYTDNLVFYQKLTGQKKGWVIYNGNQTENRSNGISIQPWLKFLHDYPVTID from the coding sequence ATGATCAATCGATTAGCATCGGATAAGATCAGGAGCCTGGCTGGAGTATTTAAGTCGGTTGCCCTATTAGGCCCCCGTCAATCGGGAAAGACAACCTTGGTCAAAAGCCTGTTCCCCGATAAGAAATATGTTTCTCTGGAGAACCCGGACACCCGAAAGTATGCCCAGGAAGATCCTCGTGGATTCTTGGAAGCGAATAGTGAAGGAGCCATATTTGATGAGATTCAACGAGTCCCTGATCTTTTTGCCTACCTCCAGGAGCGATTGGATAATACAAATGAATCTGGCAAATTCATATTGACAGGATCGAATAATTATCTCCTTCAACAAAACATCACACAAAGTCTGGCTGGAAGAGTGGCTATGATACAATTATTGCCATTTTCCGTTCTTGAGTTATTTACCCCCGACCAGAAACCTGAGATAAACGAGCTCCTGATCAAAGGGCTGTATCCTCCGGTACATGACAGAAAGATAGCGCCTGAGGATTGGTATCCTAATTATATCCGGACCTATATTGAACGTGATGTCAGGCAAATTAAAAATATCACTGACCTGATTATTTTTGAGCGGTTCATGCGCCTACTTGCCGGAAGAACAGGGCATGAGCTCAACCTGACCTCCCTGGCATTAGAAGCAGGGGTGGACACCAAAACCATTCAGTCATGGATCGGTATCTTGGAAAGTAGTTTTATCATTTTTTTATTAAGACCCTATTATCGAAACTTCAATAAAGTCATAATCAAGCGCCCCAAGGTTTATTTTTATGATACAGGTCTGGTCTGCTCCTTATTGGGATTAACCGATGCCCGCTTGTTGGAAAATAATCCGATAAAAGGAAATCTATTTGAAACAATGATCGTTTCCGAATTATATAAGAAAAAGACTAACCAGGGGAAAGTGCCCAACTACTTTTTTTGGCGGGATAAAACCGGTCATGAGATCGATGTGATCGCGGATGAAGGAACAATGGGACTCCCCATTGAAATAAAATCAGGTAAAACGATCAACGATGCATACACTGACAACCTTGTTTTTTACCAAAAACTTACCGGGCAAAAAAAAGGGTGGGTGATATATAACGGCAACCAAACTGAGAACCGATCAAATGGAATTTCCATTCAGCCTTGGCTGAAATTTCTCCATGACTACCCGGTTACCATTGACTAA
- the rpmD gene encoding 50S ribosomal protein L30 encodes MKKIKITLVKSPIDRPERQKLTLKALGLNKTNSSREVEATPQVLGMVRKVNHLVKVEELA; translated from the coding sequence ATGAAAAAGATAAAAATAACCCTCGTAAAAAGCCCGATCGACCGGCCGGAACGTCAGAAACTGACCCTTAAGGCGCTCGGACTAAACAAAACCAACTCCAGCCGTGAAGTGGAAGCCACTCCGCAGGTACTGGGTATGGTTCGTAAGGTAAATCACCTGGTGAAAGTAGAAGAACTGGCATAA
- the rplN gene encoding 50S ribosomal protein L14, producing the protein MIQQESRLNVADNSGAKEVLCIRVLGNSGQRYAKIGDKIVVTVKDAIPAGGIKKGTVAKAVIVRTTNKLRRKDGSYIRFDDNAVVLLNQSDEPRGTRIFGPVARELRDKGYMKIVSLAPEVL; encoded by the coding sequence ATGATTCAGCAAGAAAGCAGGTTGAACGTAGCCGATAACAGCGGTGCCAAAGAAGTGCTCTGTATCCGCGTATTGGGAAATAGCGGACAGCGCTATGCCAAGATCGGCGACAAGATCGTTGTGACCGTGAAAGATGCCATTCCTGCCGGCGGTATCAAAAAAGGAACCGTTGCCAAGGCCGTTATCGTTCGCACCACCAATAAGCTGCGTCGCAAAGATGGTTCGTACATCCGCTTTGATGACAACGCCGTGGTATTGTTGAACCAGTCCGACGAGCCGCGCGGAACCCGCATCTTCGGACCTGTTGCCAGGGAATTGCGTGATAAAGGATATATGAAGATCGTTTCACTGGCCCCAGAGGTGCTTTAA
- a CDS encoding 1-acyl-sn-glycerol-3-phosphate acyltransferase: MLYAALKIIGQPAIRIFCKRVDIDDPSFLREKGPLLLAANHPNSFLDAIILDLYFEMPIYSLARGDAFYSPSVTRILTALKILPVYRTSEGVENLSDNYKTFDSCLDLFRKNGVVLMFSEGKCINEWHLRPLKKGTARLAIKAWEEGIPLKVLPVALNYDSFDKLGKTVIIRFGKMIHKEDIPFDQPDGQRNNAFNQLLRAELEKGVFEIDKQDEEKREALFETKSPVWKKIVLAVPALLGWLTHAPLYLPLRTWARKKYLRSDHYDSVMMGLLLLAYPVYLILFTLVVSLLLPIGVGALGCFLLLPLLAWCYVQV, from the coding sequence TTGCTTTACGCTGCGCTCAAAATCATTGGGCAACCTGCCATCCGGATCTTTTGCAAGAGAGTGGATATTGATGATCCATCTTTTCTTCGGGAAAAAGGCCCCTTGCTTTTGGCGGCCAATCACCCCAATTCCTTTTTGGACGCCATCATTCTCGATCTGTATTTTGAAATGCCCATCTATTCTTTGGCCCGGGGCGATGCCTTTTACAGCCCCTCTGTCACCCGGATACTTACGGCCCTCAAGATACTGCCTGTGTACCGCACCAGTGAAGGGGTAGAGAACCTGTCTGATAATTACAAGACCTTTGATAGTTGCCTTGACCTGTTCAGGAAAAATGGCGTGGTGTTGATGTTCAGCGAAGGCAAGTGCATTAATGAATGGCATTTACGACCCTTGAAAAAAGGTACAGCGCGTCTTGCCATCAAGGCCTGGGAAGAAGGGATACCGCTGAAGGTGTTACCCGTTGCCCTGAACTATGATTCCTTTGACAAATTGGGGAAAACGGTGATTATCCGTTTTGGGAAAATGATCCACAAGGAAGACATTCCCTTTGATCAACCGGATGGTCAGCGAAACAATGCCTTCAATCAATTATTACGCGCCGAACTTGAAAAAGGTGTTTTTGAAATTGATAAACAAGATGAAGAAAAAAGAGAAGCCTTGTTTGAAACCAAATCACCGGTCTGGAAAAAAATAGTATTGGCTGTTCCTGCCCTGTTGGGCTGGCTCACCCATGCGCCCCTCTATCTTCCTTTGAGAACCTGGGCACGAAAAAAATACCTACGCTCCGATCACTACGACTCCGTAATGATGGGGCTTTTATTATTGGCCTATCCTGTTTACCTGATCTTGTTTACGCTGGTGGTTTCTTTATTGTTGCCTATTGGTGTGGGTGCCCTGGGTTGTTTTCTGCTCCTGCCTCTGCTGGCCTGGTGTTATGTACAGGTTTAG
- the secY gene encoding preprotein translocase subunit SecY, with protein sequence MKKLIQTLKNIWSIEELRNKITFTLLLILIYRIGAHIVLPGIDPAKLAEFTSSNQGGMLGLIDTFAGGAFSQASIFALGIMPYISASIFMQLMTVLVPQMQKIQKEGDSGRKKINQWTRYLTVAVTLVQASAYVTYLNQTTGGAINPNFIAYFWLSTVVVLTAGTLFVMWLGERITDKGLGNGTSLIIMVGILARLPQSFLQEFSAKTTRPGQIIIFIVEIVILIAIILGCIMLIQGTRKVAINYAKQIAGGNRQFAGARQFLPLKVNSAGVMPIIFAQAIMFIPTLFSLTKTQTGQNISNIFRDHSNFWYMLIYAVVVIGFTFLYTALIFNPKQIAENLKQNNGFVPGVKPGQPTADYIGSIMDKITLPGAILLAFVGILPGFAQRLGVTQGFSTFFGGTSLLIMVGVILDTLQQIETQLLMRQYDGLMKSGRIQGRQTASQVQV encoded by the coding sequence GTGAAGAAGTTAATTCAAACACTCAAGAATATCTGGAGTATCGAGGAGCTGAGGAACAAGATCACTTTTACTCTGCTGCTCATCCTGATCTACCGCATCGGTGCGCATATCGTATTACCCGGTATCGACCCCGCCAAGCTGGCCGAATTCACCAGCTCTAACCAGGGGGGTATGCTGGGATTGATCGATACCTTTGCGGGTGGAGCCTTCTCCCAGGCTTCGATCTTCGCTCTCGGTATCATGCCCTATATCTCCGCTTCGATCTTTATGCAATTGATGACCGTACTGGTCCCTCAAATGCAAAAGATCCAGAAAGAAGGAGATAGCGGTCGTAAAAAGATCAACCAATGGACCCGCTACCTCACCGTAGCCGTTACCCTGGTACAGGCCTCCGCTTATGTGACCTATCTGAACCAAACCACAGGCGGTGCCATCAACCCTAATTTCATCGCTTATTTCTGGTTATCTACCGTGGTCGTACTCACCGCCGGCACCCTCTTCGTAATGTGGCTGGGTGAGCGCATCACCGATAAAGGCCTTGGCAATGGTACCTCCCTCATCATCATGGTGGGGATCCTGGCCCGTCTGCCCCAGTCTTTCCTCCAGGAATTTTCTGCAAAAACAACCCGCCCCGGACAGATCATCATCTTTATCGTGGAGATCGTTATCCTGATCGCGATCATCCTCGGATGTATCATGCTGATCCAGGGTACACGTAAGGTGGCCATCAATTATGCCAAACAGATAGCCGGTGGCAATCGCCAATTCGCCGGAGCCCGCCAGTTCCTTCCCCTGAAGGTCAACAGCGCCGGTGTAATGCCCATCATCTTCGCTCAGGCCATCATGTTCATCCCGACCCTGTTCTCTTTGACCAAGACACAGACCGGGCAGAATATCTCCAACATATTCCGCGATCATAGCAATTTCTGGTACATGCTGATCTATGCCGTCGTTGTGATAGGATTTACCTTCCTCTACACGGCCCTTATCTTCAACCCGAAACAGATCGCCGAAAACCTGAAACAAAACAATGGATTCGTTCCGGGTGTAAAACCCGGACAGCCTACCGCTGATTATATCGGATCCATCATGGATAAGATCACCCTTCCCGGAGCCATCCTCCTGGCCTTTGTCGGTATCCTTCCCGGATTCGCGCAACGCCTCGGAGTTACACAAGGGTTCTCTACCTTCTTTGGTGGTACATCCCTGCTCATCATGGTGGGTGTTATCCTCGATACCCTGCAACAAATCGAAACCCAACTCCTCATGCGCCAGTATGATGGCCTCATGAAGAGCGGAAGAATTCAGGGCAGACAAACGGCTTCGCAAGTACAGGTATAG
- the rplO gene encoding 50S ribosomal protein L15, whose protein sequence is MKLHTLKPAKGAVHKEKRLGRGEASGKGGTSTKGNKGHQSRSGFKNKMAHEGGQMPIQRRVPKRGFKNFNRVEYKVFNLGQVDHLVEKYKIADFTMENLYVNGLISQTDKVKILGNGELKSKVTFRVNAISEKAKTAIEAAGGTVELIS, encoded by the coding sequence ATGAAACTTCACACTCTTAAGCCTGCCAAAGGCGCCGTTCACAAAGAAAAACGTTTAGGACGCGGAGAAGCCTCCGGTAAAGGTGGTACCTCCACAAAAGGTAACAAAGGACATCAAAGCCGTAGTGGTTTCAAAAACAAAATGGCCCACGAAGGTGGTCAGATGCCCATCCAGCGTCGTGTTCCCAAACGCGGATTCAAGAACTTCAACCGTGTAGAATATAAGGTATTCAACCTCGGACAGGTTGACCACCTGGTAGAAAAATACAAGATCGCCGACTTTACCATGGAAAACCTCTATGTCAACGGGCTGATCAGCCAGACTGACAAAGTGAAGATCCTGGGAAATGGTGAACTGAAAAGCAAGGTGACCTTCCGCGTAAACGCCATCAGCGAAAAAGCTAAAACAGCCATTGAAGCTGCAGGTGGAACCGTAGAATTGATAAGCTAA
- the rpsH gene encoding 30S ribosomal protein S8 yields the protein MVTDPIADFLTRIRNAQMAGHRIVEIPASNLKKRMTEILYAQGYILKYKFEEDNKQGLIKIALKYDPQTKTPAIQSLERISRPGLRQYAKPADFRRVKNGLGVAILSTSKGVMTDKDAKVQNVGGEVLCYIY from the coding sequence ATGGTAACAGATCCTATTGCAGATTTCCTGACCAGAATCCGTAATGCACAGATGGCGGGACACCGGATCGTAGAGATTCCGGCTTCCAACCTCAAAAAGCGCATGACCGAAATCTTGTACGCGCAGGGTTATATCCTGAAGTATAAATTCGAGGAGGATAATAAACAGGGTCTCATCAAGATCGCCTTGAAGTACGATCCCCAAACCAAAACACCCGCTATCCAAAGTCTGGAGCGCATCAGCCGTCCCGGTTTGCGTCAATACGCAAAGCCTGCTGATTTCCGCCGGGTGAAGAATGGCCTGGGTGTGGCTATCCTGTCTACCTCCAAAGGAGTGATGACCGATAAAGATGCCAAGGTGCAGAATGTGGGTGGAGAAGTGCTTTGCTACATTTATTAA
- the rplX gene encoding 50S ribosomal protein L24, with product MKSRFKPKYNIRKGDNVVVITGDDKDLSKPRLVKEVLVEEGKVIVEGVNIISRHTKPSAQNTTGGIIKKEAPIHISNVKLWDPAQKAGARVSRVRKDGKTERVFKTISKPKGGKK from the coding sequence ATGAAATCAAGATTTAAACCCAAGTACAATATCCGCAAAGGCGATAATGTGGTGGTCATAACTGGCGACGATAAGGACCTGTCCAAACCCCGCCTCGTAAAAGAAGTGCTGGTAGAGGAAGGAAAGGTGATCGTTGAAGGCGTGAATATCATTTCCCGTCACACGAAACCATCTGCCCAGAATACCACTGGAGGCATCATTAAAAAAGAAGCCCCCATCCACATCAGCAACGTGAAATTGTGGGATCCCGCCCAAAAGGCCGGAGCCAGGGTGAGCCGGGTGAGAAAAGACGGCAAGACCGAACGCGTATTTAAAACTATAAGCAAACCCAAGGGAGGTAAAAAATGA
- the rpsE gene encoding 30S ribosomal protein S5 yields the protein MAKVILNRVKAGDLELKDKVVAINRVVKTTKGGRAFSFSALVVVGNENGVVGHGLGKAKEVQEAITKGIEDAKKNLIKVPIMHGTIPHDQWAKEGAAKVLIKPAAHGTGVIAGGSMRAVLESAGVTDVLAKSLGSANPHNVVKATFKALAMLREPINIAKTRTIGLKKVFNG from the coding sequence ATGGCAAAAGTTATTTTAAACCGAGTTAAAGCTGGCGACCTGGAGTTGAAAGACAAGGTAGTAGCGATCAACCGTGTGGTAAAAACAACCAAAGGTGGCCGGGCTTTCAGTTTCTCCGCCCTGGTAGTCGTTGGTAACGAAAACGGAGTCGTTGGACATGGACTGGGTAAAGCCAAAGAAGTCCAGGAAGCGATCACCAAAGGGATCGAAGATGCCAAAAAGAACCTGATCAAGGTTCCCATTATGCACGGTACCATCCCTCACGATCAGTGGGCGAAAGAAGGCGCAGCCAAAGTATTGATCAAACCCGCCGCTCATGGTACGGGTGTGATCGCCGGAGGTAGCATGCGTGCCGTTCTGGAAAGCGCTGGAGTAACCGACGTATTGGCCAAATCGCTGGGTTCTGCCAATCCACACAACGTGGTAAAGGCTACCTTCAAAGCACTCGCCATGTTGCGTGAGCCGATCAACATCGCCAAAACACGTACCATCGGATTGAAGAAAGTCTTTAACGGATAA
- the rplE gene encoding 50S ribosomal protein L5, protein MSTVKYTPRLSDKYKAEVVPALVKKFSYTSMMQAPRLEKICLNRGVNGAVTDKKLVDIAIDELTTITGQKAVATMSKKDISNFKLRKNMPIGARVTLRGEKMYEFLDRLISVALPRVRDFKGVNEKSFDGRGNYTMGVTEQIIFPEIDIDKVNKITGMDITFVTTANTDEEAYELLKELGMPFRNAAK, encoded by the coding sequence ATGAGTACCGTGAAATATACTCCGCGTCTGTCGGACAAGTACAAAGCTGAAGTGGTGCCCGCCCTGGTGAAGAAATTCTCTTATACCAGCATGATGCAGGCCCCCCGACTGGAGAAGATCTGCCTGAACAGAGGTGTGAATGGCGCTGTGACCGATAAGAAACTGGTAGATATCGCCATCGACGAACTGACCACCATTACCGGTCAGAAAGCCGTAGCAACCATGTCGAAGAAGGACATCTCCAACTTCAAACTCCGGAAGAACATGCCCATCGGCGCACGCGTAACCCTGCGTGGCGAAAAGATGTATGAATTTCTGGATCGCCTGATCTCCGTGGCCCTTCCCCGGGTACGTGACTTCAAAGGCGTAAATGAGAAATCCTTCGACGGTCGTGGTAACTATACCATGGGTGTTACCGAACAGATCATCTTCCCCGAGATCGATATCGATAAAGTGAACAAGATCACGGGTATGGATATCACTTTTGTGACCACCGCCAACACCGACGAAGAAGCATATGAACTGTTGAAGGAATTGGGAATGCCATTCCGTAACGCCGCCAAATAA
- the rpsN gene encoding 30S ribosomal protein S14, producing the protein MAKTSVKARQKKRERMVAQYAEKRAALKAAGEWQALDELPKNSSKVRLKNRCQLTGRPRGYVRYFGISRVALRDMALNGKIPGLKKASW; encoded by the coding sequence ATGGCTAAGACATCCGTAAAAGCCAGGCAAAAGAAAAGAGAGCGCATGGTCGCCCAATACGCAGAAAAGCGCGCCGCGCTTAAAGCTGCCGGGGAATGGCAGGCACTCGATGAATTGCCTAAGAACTCTTCCAAAGTACGGTTGAAAAACCGTTGCCAGTTAACGGGCCGTCCAAGAGGTTATGTCCGTTACTTCGGTATCTCCAGGGTTGCCCTTCGGGATATGGCCCTGAACGGGAAGATTCCCGGACTGAAGAAGGCCAGCTGGTAA
- the rplR gene encoding 50S ribosomal protein L18 has product MNPKVKTQKKQNIRFRVRAKVSGTAAKPRLAVFRSNTDIYVQLIDDSQGLTLASASSRDKDIVAQKGTRTEKSKLVGGAIARKAVDLGLSQVVFDRGGNLYHGRVKAVADGAREAGLQF; this is encoded by the coding sequence ATGAACCCCAAAGTAAAGACACAGAAAAAACAGAATATCCGGTTCCGGGTCCGCGCTAAAGTAAGCGGAACCGCTGCGAAACCACGCCTGGCGGTGTTCCGGAGCAATACGGATATCTATGTTCAACTGATCGATGACAGCCAAGGGCTGACACTGGCAAGCGCCTCTTCCCGTGATAAAGATATCGTGGCTCAGAAAGGTACACGCACGGAGAAAAGCAAGCTGGTTGGTGGAGCCATTGCCCGCAAAGCCGTTGACCTTGGCCTTAGCCAGGTGGTCTTCGACCGGGGGGGTAACCTGTATCATGGCCGCGTAAAAGCAGTAGCTGATGGCGCCCGCGAAGCAGGACTTCAATTCTAA
- the rpsQ gene encoding 30S ribosomal protein S17: MIERNLRKTRIGVVTSNKMTKTVTVSVERKVKHPIYGKFVKKTTKFHAHDEKNECSIGDVVRIMETRPLSKTKRWRMVEIVEKVK, encoded by the coding sequence ATGATCGAAAGAAATTTGCGCAAAACAAGGATCGGGGTGGTAACCAGCAACAAGATGACCAAGACGGTCACCGTGTCTGTTGAACGTAAAGTAAAACACCCCATTTACGGTAAGTTCGTAAAGAAGACGACCAAGTTCCATGCTCATGATGAAAAGAATGAGTGCAGCATCGGAGATGTAGTACGGATCATGGAGACTCGTCCGCTGAGCAAGACCAAGCGCTGGAGAATGGTGGAGATTGTTGAGAAAGTTAAATAA